Genomic window (Gemmatimonadota bacterium):
TACGCGAATCATCCAGCATGCCGATGAAGTTGTCTCCCGTCTGCAGAAGGGTCGACTGGCCTACGCGCTGTACGAGATGGGCTATCCCGTCATACTGCCCTCCGCGGTCTACCTCTACCACACGATTGGGGAAGCGCAGCATCATTCCTCCCGAACCATCGAGAACCTGTTCGGCGAAGTAGGATACGACGCCAGGGAGACGGACGACTTCGATCCCATCGGATATCCATCGGAAATGGTGGTGGAACTCTGGGAGATCCGCAGCCTGTGAAGCGCGCCCGGGCGGACCGACCCGGGCGGACCCGCGCCCAAGGGAGGACCCGCGCCCAAGGGAGGACCAGGACCATGAAACCCGCAAATCCCGCCACCCTGGTGGATGTCGGCCGATACCCGCTGGAGGACCTCGACAGTCCCGACGGCCAGGCATTTCTTTCATCCTGCCAATCCGAGCTCGAGGAGCAATCCATTTGCGTACTCGAAGGGTTTTTGGATTCGCATACGGTGGCCGGCATGGTGCGGGAGACCAGCGCTTTGATCCCGCTTGGCTACTACTACGACCGGCCGCGCACCAGCTACGAGGGAAACGACTGCGTCGACCGGACCTGGCCCGCCGGCCATCCCCGGACCGTCGAGCATGTCAACCGCTACCGGCAGGTCCTCAACTACCAGATCCCCAACGACAGTCTCGTGCGCAGCGTATTCCACTGGCCGGCCCTGACCGAATTCGTGCGAAGGGTGCTCGGGTTCGATACCCTTTACACGAGCGCCTGTCCCCATCTCGCCCTGACTTTGCAGATCGCGCACGAGGGCGACAGCAACGGGTGGCACTTCGATTCCAATAACGGCAATATCACGCTGTTGATTCAGGCGCCCGATGCCGGTGGGGCATTCGAATACGTACCGGGCCTCAGAGCGGACTACGACGAACACTACGACGATGTGCGTGCCGTCTTCAAAGCGCCTGGAAAACACGTTCAACGCACGGACATCCGGCCGGGAACGCTGGTGCTGTTCAACGGCAAATACGCCCTGCACCGGGTGTCTCCGGTCGGTCCGACGAAACGGCCCCGGATCATCGCGATCTTCAGCTACGACAAGCGCCCTGACCAGTTGTTCTCCCGCGACTACATCGAGATGGTACGCAGCTTCAGGCAGGACGCGCCCACGGGTTGACCCGCGTCCATCAGGCGTAAACGCTCGTAATACCGCGCAGGCCCGGAGTGCCTGGCCATGGACTTCATAGCACCCTACGTAGTCGCCTTCTCCGACCTGGCATGGTCCTACGTATTCTACCTGGTCATCGGCGGCGGAGCCCTCCTGCTGCTTTATAGCCGCTTCATGCCGTTCCGGTATGTGAAGCACGCCATCGACCTGGTACGCGGCAGATACGATGATCCCGACGACCCCGGCGACGTCTCCCACTTCAAGGCACTGGTCAGCGCCCTCTCCGCTACGATCGGCATGGGGAACATATCCGGCGTGGCCATCGCCATCACCGCGGGAGGCCCGGGCGCGATCTTCTGGATGTGGGTCAGCGCGTTCGTCGGCATGGCGACCAAGTTCTTCACCTGCTCGCTGGCCGTCATGTACCGGGGACGGGACACCGAGAGGCGCATTCAGGGCGGGCCGATGTACGTGATTTCAGAAGGACTGGGGGGCGCCTGGAAACCCCTGGCCGTCTTCTTTGCGGTGGCCGGGGTCATCGGCTGCTTTCCCTTCCTTCAGCCCAATCAGTTGATCCAGATCGTCAGGGACGTCGTATTCGCGCCTTACATGTCTTTCGAAGGCGGCCACTTCAGTTTCGACCTGATCGCCGGTATCATCCTTTCCGTTCTCGTGGCATCCGTGGTATTCGGCGGAATTACCCGCATTGCTGAAGTCGCCTCCCGCGCCGTGCCGTCCATGGTGGTCCTGTACATGGTTTCGACCCTGTGGATTATCCTGTACAACCTGGGCGATGTGCCCCGGTATCTTTCCCTTATCCTGACGGACGCCTTCACCGGATCGGCGGTGGCGGGCGGCGTGGTCGGCACGACCATCATCACCGGAGTCCGCCGCGCGGCCCTTTCGAACGAGGCCGGCATCGGTACGGAAGCGTTGGCCCATGGCGCCGCAAAGACCGGCGAGCCGGTCCGTGAGGGCCTGGTCGCCATGATGGGACCGGTCATCGATACGATGATCGTCTGCACCTGTACCGCGCTCGTGATCCTCATGACCGGCGTTTGGCAGACCACTACGGATTCCGGGGTGACGCTTACCGCGGGCGCCTTCGAAGCCGCCATGCCCGGTTACGGGGCGTTCGTCCTTACCGTATGTGTCTTCTTCTTCGCCGTTACAACGCTGTTGACCTACTCCTACTACGGCGCCAAGTGCCTGAGCTTTCTGATCGGCGCCAGGTATGCGAAACTGTATAACGTGGCCTACGTGGTTCTCGTCGTGGTCGCCTCCGTCGCCTCGATCGACGTGGTGATCAGTTTCGCAGACAGCCTGTTCGCCCTCCTGGCGATTCCGACCATGACTTCCACCCTGCGACTCGCGCCCCGGGTAATGAACGCGTTCCGGAGGTACAGCGACTCCGCATCGCCTGGTGGAACACAGACCGGCCGGCCGTCTCCGGCATAACCATTTGATTCCGAAATAACGGCAGATCCGGCAACTTCCTCGCGATGTTACATTTGTTTGAAAAATCAAACATTTTGTATTTACAACTTCAAAAATAAACGACATATTGTAGTTACCACCCATCCCAAGCCAAATAACCATCTACACGAGGAGGAGGAGTTTTATCGATTCCACCATCCAAGCGTAAGGAGATTCGCCATGATACACCGAAAGTACCTTTCCTGGTTGACCATTGGGCTGTTCGCCCTGGTCTCGACCGATGCCATGGCCCAGCAGGACCAGGAATTGGAAGGCGTCGACTTCGTCGCTGAAGAGGTGACCGTGACCGGATCCCGCATCAGGGGCGAAGCCGCAGAATCAACCGCACCAGTAGTCATCCTCGCCAAGACAGAAATTCAGGAAAAAGGGCTCGCCTCCATAGGCGACGTACTCCAGACCCTCACTGTCCAATCCAACGCCATCAACACCCAGGCCAATAACGGCGGCGACGGATCCACTCGGATCAGCCTCCGCGGACTGGGCTCCACCCGCACCCTCGTGCTGGTCAACGGCCGCCGTTTCGTGCCGGGTGGAACCGGGGCGAATTCGTCCGTCGATCTGAACTCCATACCGGCCTCCGTCATTGATCGGATCGAGGTGCTCAAGGACGGCGCTTCGGCCGTGTACGGTTCCGATGCCATCGGAGGGGTCGTGAACATC
Coding sequences:
- a CDS encoding phytanoyl-CoA dioxygenase family protein, translated to MKPANPATLVDVGRYPLEDLDSPDGQAFLSSCQSELEEQSICVLEGFLDSHTVAGMVRETSALIPLGYYYDRPRTSYEGNDCVDRTWPAGHPRTVEHVNRYRQVLNYQIPNDSLVRSVFHWPALTEFVRRVLGFDTLYTSACPHLALTLQIAHEGDSNGWHFDSNNGNITLLIQAPDAGGAFEYVPGLRADYDEHYDDVRAVFKAPGKHVQRTDIRPGTLVLFNGKYALHRVSPVGPTKRPRIIAIFSYDKRPDQLFSRDYIEMVRSFRQDAPTG
- a CDS encoding alanine:cation symporter family protein, with product MDFIAPYVVAFSDLAWSYVFYLVIGGGALLLLYSRFMPFRYVKHAIDLVRGRYDDPDDPGDVSHFKALVSALSATIGMGNISGVAIAITAGGPGAIFWMWVSAFVGMATKFFTCSLAVMYRGRDTERRIQGGPMYVISEGLGGAWKPLAVFFAVAGVIGCFPFLQPNQLIQIVRDVVFAPYMSFEGGHFSFDLIAGIILSVLVASVVFGGITRIAEVASRAVPSMVVLYMVSTLWIILYNLGDVPRYLSLILTDAFTGSAVAGGVVGTTIITGVRRAALSNEAGIGTEALAHGAAKTGEPVREGLVAMMGPVIDTMIVCTCTALVILMTGVWQTTTDSGVTLTAGAFEAAMPGYGAFVLTVCVFFFAVTTLLTYSYYGAKCLSFLIGARYAKLYNVAYVVLVVVASVASIDVVISFADSLFALLAIPTMTSTLRLAPRVMNAFRRYSDSASPGGTQTGRPSPA